In one window of Paracoccus saliphilus DNA:
- the pheS gene encoding phenylalanine--tRNA ligase subunit alpha, with protein sequence MDDLTPLRQQWLDRIKTAADPAAIEEVRLAALGKKGEISLKMRELGKMTPEERQTTGRALNELRDEIDAALRARKLALEDAALEERLAGEWLDVTLPGRPRPRGTIHPISQVTDEVTAIFADMGFAVAEGPQVETDWYNFDALNIAPEHPSRQEMDTFYMHRAEGDNRPPHVLRTHTSPVQIRSLQEQGAPIRVIAPGRVYRMDMDQTHTPMFHQVEGLAIDRDISMAQLKWVLEEFCRTYFEVDEIELRFRASHFPFTEPSAEVDIRCSWDGGQLKIGQGDSWLEILGSGMVHPHVLRSAGVDPDKWQGFAFGMGIDRIAMLKYGIPDLRAFFESDLRWLRHYGFAAGDIPSVSGGLSR encoded by the coding sequence ATGGATGATCTGACCCCACTTCGCCAGCAATGGCTTGACCGTATCAAAACCGCGGCCGATCCCGCCGCCATCGAAGAGGTGCGCCTTGCCGCCCTTGGCAAGAAGGGTGAGATCAGCCTCAAGATGCGCGAACTGGGCAAGATGACCCCCGAAGAGCGTCAGACCACCGGTCGTGCACTGAACGAGTTGCGGGACGAGATCGACGCCGCGCTGCGCGCCCGCAAGCTTGCGCTGGAGGACGCGGCGCTCGAGGAACGGCTGGCCGGGGAATGGCTGGACGTGACCTTGCCGGGGCGGCCCCGTCCGCGCGGCACGATCCATCCGATCAGTCAGGTCACCGATGAGGTTACGGCGATCTTCGCCGATATGGGATTCGCCGTGGCCGAAGGACCGCAGGTCGAAACCGACTGGTACAATTTCGATGCGCTGAATATCGCGCCGGAACATCCCTCGCGGCAGGAAATGGACACGTTCTACATGCACCGGGCCGAAGGCGACAATCGCCCACCGCATGTGCTGCGCACCCATACCAGCCCGGTGCAGATCCGCTCGTTGCAGGAACAAGGCGCGCCCATCCGGGTGATCGCTCCGGGGCGCGTCTATCGCATGGACATGGACCAGACACATACGCCGATGTTCCATCAGGTCGAAGGACTCGCGATTGACCGCGATATCTCGATGGCGCAACTGAAATGGGTGCTGGAGGAGTTCTGCCGAACCTATTTCGAGGTCGACGAGATCGAACTGCGCTTCCGTGCCTCGCATTTCCCCTTCACCGAACCTTCGGCGGAAGTCGATATCCGTTGTTCATGGGATGGCGGACAGCTCAAGATCGGACAGGGCGACTCATGGCTGGAGATTCTTGGATCAGGCATGGTCCATCCGCATGTGTTGCGCTCTGCCGGGGTCGATCCCGATAAATGGCAGGGTTTTGCGTTCGGCATGGGCATCGACCGCATCGCCATGCTGAAATACGGCATTCCCGATCTGCGTGCCTTCTTTGAATCCGATCTGCGTTGGCTCCGCCATTACGGCTTCGCCGCCGGAGATATCCCAAGCGTCAGCGGTGGTCTTTCGCGCTGA